Proteins from a single region of Thermodesulfobacteriota bacterium:
- a CDS encoding shikimate dehydrogenase, with amino-acid sequence MGVKATTGIYGLFGHPVKHSLSPNMHNSAFNELGLDSVYVAFDIDPENIEDATKAIRAMNIKGINITIPHKQTIMPFLDEISPDAKLTGAVNTVKNEDGKLTGFNTDVGGFLRAIREDLDFTPEGKTLFITGAGGA; translated from the coding sequence TTGGGAGTAAAAGCAACAACCGGAATATATGGATTATTTGGACACCCTGTAAAACACAGCCTCTCGCCCAACATGCACAATAGTGCTTTTAATGAACTGGGCCTGGATTCAGTTTATGTGGCATTTGATATTGACCCTGAAAATATTGAAGATGCAACAAAAGCCATTAGGGCTATGAATATAAAAGGGATCAATATCACAATACCCCACAAGCAGACAATTATGCCCTTTTTAGATGAAATCTCTCCAGACGCGAAGCTCACTGGAGCTGTGAATACGGTTAAGAATGAAGATGGAAAACTGACTGGTTTTAACACTGATGTCGGAGGATTTTTAAGGGCCATAAGAGAGGATCTTGATTTTACTCCTGAGGGAAAAACGCTTTTTATTACAGGGGCTGGAGGAGC